Proteins encoded in a region of the Limanda limanda chromosome 17, fLimLim1.1, whole genome shotgun sequence genome:
- the rpain gene encoding RPA-interacting protein, which yields MKMDAQHRHRSLYKGTTPPWKETFRKRCVDRLKNSRSRLLDRYRQAGERPLVGGSGASMLVQEVMEEEWSVLQSEARGLPSLLRPQGLTEMFSVMTEYDELAVLEEIQQELMSQEMSIIEEYERNLQFEEQFISSVVEGMDENHIICPICHTNNLNINSHFISCSCGLYINTKTRDITPDVLRYLLESKVSEHTEDCLHNPLFFVAPNIDSSPNLMISCQVCDYLSIVL from the exons ATGAAGATGGACGCGCAGCACAGACACAGGTCGCTTTATAAAGGAACCACTCCGCCATGGAAGGAGACGTTCCGCAAA CGCTGTGTGGACCGGCTGAAGAACAGCCGCTCCCGGCTGCTGGACCGGTACCGTCAGGCGGGAGAGCGCCCGCTGGTCGGCGGCTCCGGAGCCTCCATGCTCGTCCAggaagtgatggaggaggagtggagcgTCCTGCAGTCAGAGGCCAGGGGACTGCCCTCCCTGCTGCGGCCGCAGGGGCTGACAGAG ATGTTCAGTGTCATGACTGAGTATGATGAGCTGGCCGTACTTGAAGAAATCCAACAGGAGCTCATGTCTCAAG AAATGTCTATAATTGAGGAGTATGAGAGAAACCTGCAGTTTGAGGAGCAGTTCATATCGTCGGTCGTGGAAGGGATGGATGAAAATCATATTATTTGTCCCATTTGTCACAC GAACAACTTAAATATCAACAGTCATTTCATCTCCTGCTCCTGTGGACTGTACATCAACACTAAG ACACGAGACATCACTCCAGATGTCCTGCGCTATCTGCTGGAGTCCAAGGTGTCGGAGCACACGGAGGACTGTCTCCACAACCCGCTTTTCTTTGTCGCTCCAAACATAGACAGCTCCCCCAACCTGATGATCAGCTGCCAG GTCTGTGACTATCTGTCCATCGTTCTGTGA
- the LOC133023637 gene encoding cyclin-dependent kinase 5 activator 1-like: MGTVLSLSPSYRKAALFEDGPATVGHYTAVQNSKNAKDAAAAAKSLKRPSIISVLPWKRIVAVSAKRKGSKKLQSEGGDGGKGSSPDGHATANSASDLLQLKKSQSCANLSSYTSGQDPSGTSTTTSSHLPTSKTLANVAVAAKKNSLTGSGIQPATAVGTPKRVIVQASTSELMRSLGEFLCRRCYRLKRLSPTDPVLWLRSVDRSLLLQGWQDQGFITPANVVFLYMLCRDVVSSEVASERELQASLLTCLYLSYSYMGNEISYPLKPFLVEAEKEAFWDRCLEIINRMSGKMLQINTDPHYFTQVFADLKNESKKEEEKTKLLIGIDR; encoded by the exons ATGGGTACAGTGCTGTCGCTGTCTCCCAGCTACCGGAAGGCGGCGCTGTTTGAGGACGGCCCGGCCACGGTCGGCCACTACACAGCCGTCCAGAACAGCAAGAACGCCAAggacgccgccgccgctgccaaGTCCCTCAAGCGGCCGTCCATCATCAGCGTGTTGCCATGGAAGCGAATCGTGGCTGTTTCTGCAAAGAGGAAGGGCTCCAAGAAGCTCCAGTCCGAGGGCGGGGACGGTGGAAAAGGAAGCTCTCCGGACGGGCACGCCACCGCCAACTCCGCCTCCGacctcctgcagctgaagaagtCTCAGTCCTGCGCCAACCTTTCATCCTACACGTCCGGCCAGGACCCGTCAGGCACCAGCACCACTACCTCCTCACACCTGCCCACCTCCAAGACCCTGGCCAACGTGGCTGTCGCTGCTAAGAAGAACTCGCTCACGGGCTCGGGGATCCAGCCAGCCACCGCAGTGGGCACGCCAAAACGGGTCATCGTCCAG GCCTCCACCAGTGAGCTGATGCGCAGCCTGGGGGAGTTCCTGTGCCGTCGGTGTTACCGGCTGAAGCGTCTCTCCCCCACGGACCCGGTGCTGTGGCTGCGCAGCGTGGAccgctccctcctcctgcagggcTGGCAGGACCAGGGCTTCATCACCCCGGCCAACGTGGTCTTCCTCTACATGCTGTGCCGCGACGTGGTCTCCTCGGAGGTGGCGTCGGAGCGCGAGCTGCAGGCCTCGCTGCTCACCTGCCTCTACCTGTCCTATTCCTACATGGGCAACGAGATCTCCTACCCGCTGAAGCCCTTCCTGGTGGAGGCGGAGAAGGAGGCCTTCTGGGACCGCTGCCTGGAGATCATCAACCGCATGAGTGGCAAGATGCTCCAGATCAACACCGACCCGCACTACTTCACACAGGTGTTCGCCGACCTGAAGAACGAGAgcaagaaagaagaggagaagaccaAACTCCTCATAGGCATCGACCGATAA